In the genome of Neovison vison isolate M4711 chromosome 4, ASM_NN_V1, whole genome shotgun sequence, the window CCCTGAGTCCATAAGGCCCCCATAAGTCCATAAGGGCTTGCGGGTCGAATCTGTCTGCTTCTGGCTGCTCTGGGAAGGAGATCCTGAAACAGGCTTTGTCCCTATTGAGACCCCAGTCCAGACGGCTCTGTGGGAATCCTGCACTGACGATCCTGACCAGAAGGGTGACTGCAGGTCCTGGGGGCGGGGGTTCCATGTCAGGCCTGAAGGCATCCTGGGGCTAACCTCTGGGCCAGTGCCTCCATTTTACTGATCAGGAGACTGAGGCCAAAGAGGCATTGAGATTGTTGGGTTGTTTAGCTGATCAGGGCAGGGCAAGAGCGGGCCCCCAGCTTGCCTCCTGGCCCTTCGTTCTTTCTGCTGCTCTAAAGTGCACATACTCACACttcactgacacacacacacacacacacacacacacacacagcatgggggaggggaggcacacACAGGTGGGTGTAGAGCACATTTACGAGCCTGGGCAGTCCCACTCAGGCCCTGGGATCCCAGGAGGGTGGGATAAGTGCTTCTCAATgagcctcttcctttccccggCAGGAGGGTGGAGACTGCCCTGGagtaaggaaaagaaggagggagggaaggaggaagccatTGTTTTGTGTATTGTTTCTTGTCAGGAAGATGAAGTGGCTTCTGGGAGCAAATAAGGACCCTCTGAAATCCACTGCTCACTCTGTCCCTCATGGGGGCCTTTTTCCCTTCTCGACCCCTGTCCCTAGCTAGTGGTGGCACTTCTGCTGCCAGGGGACAGGATGGCACACTCAAAAGTTCCACCAGATGCCCAGCACGGTCATGCAGGGCCATGTGCCACAGAGAGACCCCCAGACCCACAGAGCTCCCCCGTGGCAAGAGATGGCTCGGGTGTGATGGAGATTCTCAGAGACAGCTAGGACACCCGGGCTAACACATGGCCAGCTGGTCTGCGTGTCCACATGGGGGCTGAAAGCGAGGGGATATTCTCAAATTTGGGGTGCAGGGCTTTATGCATTTTCCTGAAATCAAGCTTGTTAATTATGAGGCTCAAATCCTTCCCATTGCTGCTATTTATAGTGTCTGACTGCTTTAGTCTATCCATTTTTGAGAGAGGGCTGGTAAACTCTTCCAGTCTGGTGGCTGAGTGACCAAATTCACCTGACAGTTCTGTCAGGTGTCATTTTTTTCTAGGCTATCTTGTTTGGCGCATACAGGTTTCGAATTTATGTAGCTATTTGATAGACTTGTCATTCAATTATGATGTAATAAGCCTCTTAATatctaataaaaaagaaaaggaaagagtcaCACCAGACACATACGGTCACCCCTAGACCCTGCAGACACCAGCCTATAAAGAGACACAGAGGCACACAAAGCGTTGTTTACCTGGAGGGACATGCACACAGGAATACCCACCAAGGAGTGACACAAGGGACCCACTGAGGTCCCCCTGACTGTGAGTGCTGAGTCCTGGAGGCAGTGGGCAAATAGGGCAGGCCTCGAAGTCTCCCCTCCCCTGTTTTTCAAGACTGGATGCTCAGCCAGGCCCGTTTAGGAACCTGCTGTTTTCTAAGGATGAGTCACCAGGGCGTCCAGGTCGAGTTGGGGCCCTGGGCCTAGGCAGCGACCTTGGTCATTCTGTCCATGGGCAGCAGGGATGGGTTGAGGCCCGCTGTCTAGAGAGCTCAGTCCCATACGCTCTCCCTGTCCTGCCGTCCCGGGGCCTGGGTCACACTGACCGCTTTAGACCCATCTTCCACCTGCTCCTCGGTCCAAGCTGGAAACAGCCAGGTCCCTTGGCTGGACCTGTAGATAGCCAGGATCCTTGGCTGGGATGAGATGGCTTTGCTATCTCCTCCCGGGGTCTCAGCCCCCTCATCCATTACCTCACAGAGGCTTGTGCGGGCCTCCCCTTAAGACCCACAAAAACTAATGACTGGCCTGTGGTGCCCCAGCCAAAAAGCAGGTAAATCAGCCCTAAATCCAGAGAGCTTCCCTGGAGCCAGGCTGCCTCTAGACAGGGTGGGAGTTCTAGAAAATTAGCATTCTCTGCTGCTTCTTTCACTATACGGCAAGTGTCTCCTCTGAGGTCCAGGCAGTAAGAAGAGACGGTCTCCCTACTCCGTCCTCACCAAGCTCCCAGGCCAGGGGTTTGAGGCACCCACAGAGGAGGCTGGAAGGTTACTTCCCGGCAAGAGTTGCAGGCGGTTCAGTGAGAGCCTGATGGCGCAGCCGCAGAAGGTAATTCCAGCCAGGATCTATGGAAAACTTCTTGGAGTCTGTGGGGTCTGAACTGGGCCTTGAGGGAACTTACCTGGATTTGATGTGGAAatggagagcttgcttctttcTGATGCTTCAGATTCATTGTGGGTCTTATTCTGTTGTTCAAACTTATATTCATAAAactaatgtggttttttttttctttttcttttttctttcttttttgaaggggACTTAATCAGTGGCATATAAGACTAAGCTGGGCAAAACTCCCTGGGAACGTgcgaacatttttttttttcaataccaaGTGACCACAACTGAGATCAACCCTATTTAAGCAATTGTTTCTGATTTAATGGGTTGTAAACAATaacattattttgagtttttaCCTGCTTTCTTCTGGACATCCACTTTCAGCAGACCTTTAACTATCTCTCCCTTTCAGTACTGAATTATAAAGTTTTGCCCAATGTAAGTCATACAAGTGTGTTGGTGGTCAAAGGAAAAGTGTTCAGCAGACACTGAAGCAATCAGGGGAGGCTTCCTGGTGGTGCTGGTTGAGATGGCTATTGGGAGAAGAAGTTCATCAACCCATGTGGTTTGAGCTAAGGCTCTGGTTGGTCAGGAAAGGGGGTATAACACAGAGTTCCCAGGGCAGGTGGCCACCCCCTCCCTTTCCCGTAGACTCAGAGAGCTGGGCATGGCCCTGGGCCCCTGGCTCTGCTCACTTTGCATGAGTACCTGTGCCTTTGGGCTGAGCAGGGACTGGGGCACTCAGACCTGGTTGAGAATTGGGGGAGGAGATGAGCTTGCCCAGGCCACGTCTGTgagagggtggggatgggggaggctaGGAGGCAGGAGCCACTTAGAATGATGGCTCCATCAATCAGCGTGCCAGCCCTGGTTTCCGGACTCCTGCCAGCTAATAATTAGGCTGATCCTGGAGAGccaaggagagagcaggaagaggagccTTGGGGCTTCCTGAAGACTGTCAGGAGGGCAGCAGCAGGCGTGAGTGGGGATAGGCATTTCTGCAAGTCGGCCCGGTCTCATGGGCCTCACCTCCATGGAACTCGTTATGGCTCCTGGTAGTCCTCACTCTTGTGTCCACGAGCCTATGCAGGGCCCTTCCCCTTCCACCTGTCCCTCAGTCCAGCAGATAAggtgagaaagaataagaacaaacCCACAGTTGTTCctgtccctcctgcctctgcAGCCCTTCCCAAATGCCCcgagaccctccccaccccattgcCTTGGAAACTCCAGCCACCCTGGAAAGTGGGCAGGGAAAGCTGTTTttcagatagggaaactgaggatcAGACTGGAGAAAGGCCATGGCCATGGCACCAGCAAGGGGGAGAGTCAGGACCTGAAGACAGGGCTTCTGCCTCTACCACCCAACCTAGGGATGGGAAGAAAACCGGGCATTGCCCAGAGGTCTGGCTGGCCTGAGGGGTCACAGTTCTGGGGTCTGCCAGGAAAAGCCTAGAGCTGGGGCTGCAGCACAGGGGAGGGGATGTGAGTCATTTTCCCTGTGACCCAGGACTGCAGACAAAGGCGGGAAGAGAATTGTTCTTGTAAGATGGCCTCAGGGTGGGGCTGAGAAAACTCAGGGATTGGGGGGATGGAGGAGAGCCCCCCACGTAGGGTTTTATAAAATGCcccttggctttggaggaccacccccctcccttcatcTCCAGGATGAGACTTCAAGTTCAGGCTTATTTGGACACACCAGCTCTACCTGGAGGAAGCAGACTGCATGGCCACATCTGGGTGTCTCTGCCAGTAGGCCTTTGTCCATGCGGCTCAGCTCCCCTGTGTGGGTGCACCTGGCCCCTGGGACCCCCAcaaaggggagggtgtgggggctcCCTGGGGAGGGGTCTTCCTGGTGCAGCTGCAAGGGGAGGGCTCTGATGACCTCATGGCAGCTCCCATTCCCTTCTTTTTCCATGAGTCATGTTTCTAAAAGCGGCCCAAGAGCAAGTGGCAGCCAGACGGTGGTGGCGGGGCCTATGCggccagggagatgggggggGGCTGGtccaggagggaggggaaaacagggaaggcagagaagaaaagggagagacagacaagGTGGAGTAGGAGACAGAGGGTGGGGCAGCAAGGGCGACAGCCTCAAGGAGAGAAACTAAGGGAGCGGGGGCTAGCTAACCAACGAAGACCCTCCCCAGCTTTGGGAGTTTTAGACGCAGCAGGGAATGGGGTGGAATATTCTGGAATTGTGGGGTGTGAAGCCATGTGTCCAGGTGGACCCTCCCACATGCAGGGCTTGCCCCTCCCCTCGGTTACTCCGGTACCCCAGGATGCCCTCGCTGgctggagctggaggcagaggcctgcttcctcccaggcTTCTCCAGCCtccaggcagagcacagagggtaGAGGCAggtaccaggggctgggctggcaaCTCCTCAGTGCTATGGGAGGAACAAAGCCTGGTGTCCACTACCCATGCTGTGTGCTGGGGTGgggactcccccccccccgccactgggCCCAGCAGGGGGGCTTGTGATGGGCTGTAAGGACACAGAGGTgcctggggcggggtgggtgggcTCTAGGACACAGTCCCCACCTTGCCTGCTCAACGAACCTTGCTGTCCCTCTTCCCGACAGCTGGCCCCTGGTGTGAACTCTGGTCAGGGCTTGGGCATCGAGATCATTGGCACCCTGCAGCTCGTGCTGTGCGTGCTCGCCACAACGGATAGGAGGCGCCGGGACCTTGGGGGTTCGGGACCTCTTGCCATTGGCCTCTCCGTGGCCCTGGGACACCTGCTGGCGGTGAGTGTGGGGCCTCCCCAGCTGGGAATGGGGAGAACAGGGCCAGGCAGGGCGGTTGGGGTACCCTGTCATGGGTAGGACACTGGGGCCAGGTTCTTGCTCTGAGAGGGCAGCATGGGGACCTCCTGACCATCTTTCTGGGTCAGCGTGCCCCTGTTTTTCTGGGTCTGATTGTCacctccctgttctctctctgtgtgtcacgatgtcccctctccctctgtctctacttCTCTGGATCTCCCCCTTCTGCCTCCCACGCTGCCCCTCTCAGATCGACTACACAGGCTGTGGCATCAACCCCGCCCGGTCCTTCGGCTCCTCTGTGATCACACACAACTTCAAGGACCACTGGGTAAGGGGTCGCAGGGCTATCCCCGGGGGGAGGCGGGAGGTTTTGGTGCTGAGTGACGGTCCCAGCTCCACCCTGTGGCATCCTCTCATCACAGAGGCTCTGGGAGACCGCAAGGGCCGAGGAAATCGGGAAAGCGTGGCCTGAcatgggggtggtggggtgcAGCGCCCCAGCAGCGTGATGAGGAGCCAGACCCAATCGTggccctgccctttccccattCAGTCCATTCAGTGCGACACAGGCAAGCTGTCATTCTCTGAGCAGTGAAGTTGGGTGTCGTGAACCCTACTTAACTGCCAGGGTGGCCTCTGACTGACGGCCTCACCGCCTGTAGGTTGAGCGTAGCACAGAGTCAGCGCTCAGTGGATGGAGCTGTTCTTCCTGTCCAAGTGACTGTCTCAGGCCACCGTTTATCAAGCTAGACCTTCCTGTGGCCCTTctgacactggggagggtgggaCAGGGTTGGCCACACCAGGCACCCCGAGCAGGGGCACATGGAGGCAAGGAAAGGCCCACTGGCAGTGTCCTGGGATAGTGGATGTCTTGGGCCTGCTCTGCGAGCCCTGGAATCAGGACATGGGGCTTCGACACTGCCTGCCTCTAAATCCGGGCACAGATGGGGAGGGAGCCCATGCCGTGGGGTGGCGGTGGGGTGCCTCTCGGGGCagatgtccctggagaggaggagcCCAGGGTGTCGGTGGACAGCCCCTGAGTCTGTCCGCTCTGTTCCTAGATTTTCTGGGTGGGGCCGTTCATCGGGGGAGCTCTGGCTGTGCTCATCTACGACTTCATCCTGGCCCCACGCAGCAGCGACCTCACGGACCGCGTGAAGGTGTGGACCAGCGGCCAGGTAGAGGAGTACGACCTGGATGGCGACGACATCAACTCGAGGGTGGAGATGAAGCCCAAATAGAGAGGCCCTGGCCCGGGCACCCacgtgggggcggggcaggggcgggcggagggcggggaggggaaaATCCTGTTGCAGACATTCTGACAAGCTGGCCAACGTCACTTCCCAAAGGTCCTCCAGAACTGCGTGGTCAAGCCTGGTTCGGGACTGTTTCtatcactttctttctctttctctgtttcctggCCTCTGGGCTTCCTGGGGACCAAGATTTATCAATCACTCACTCCCTTGAAGTCATGGAGGAGGTGAAAGAGAGGGACCCACCCTGCTAAGCCGTCCCCTCGGAGTGTGATGGAAGGTGTGCCAGGAAGTCCGCCTCATCCCAGAGGTGCTCCATGGCTCGCCTGCTACAGGTCTCTTGGGCACTGCCCTATTTGCTTTGTGCCTTTGGGCGTGGCCCTCCTTCTGGAACAGTCCCTGTGCCCCCGAGGGTGCTCCAAGGGGAGGAGATCCCAGGAGGTGTATGGTAGGGCAAGTGGCAGACTGGTTTTATTCCTGCGGTTTGGCTCGACCTccagccccacctctgcccccagaCTTGCTGCGTGACCTTGTGATCGTCCATATCTTAGGGCCCCTGTGACCCCATCTGTAGAGTGGGAGGGAACAGGGACAGGGAGAGCTCTCTGGGCTTGAGGCCTCTCCATTCTGTAAGTGTAGATACTCTGTGGGTTCTAGAAGGTGTAGTATGGACCAGCAGCTTTTCCACTTGCCCTGGTTCTTTCCCAAGGGGAGAGCTATAGCACATACCTGTGCGAACACAAGGACACATGGACATATGCATACATGGTTCAGAGCAGTAGACCAGCAGACAGCCCAGGTCATGAGAAGTCCCTGTCAGTGGGGGAGCAGGGCCGACCCCTATGCAGCGGGGATGGGGTCCTCTGTCGCAGGAAGGTGTCAGATGGAGTGCAAAGGAGCAATACCCATGCTCCTTCACAGGGTTTTAGTCATCCTTGCCCACCTATTGTTGCATCATCTTAATTGTCCTATGGTTCTCCGCTTCCTCCTGCCAGTGTAGACACAGGTCACGCTTATGCAGGTGTGTGTTTATTAAAGGGAAGTTCGTTATCTGAAGCCCCAAGTCTGAGGCCAGGGGACCATGATGCGGATCAGCCCATGGAGGCACATGGCTCTTGCTGGACGCTGAGGGGGGCTTCCAAGTTCCTAGCTGATGCTAAGGGCGGGAAGGAGCAGATTCCCCCACTTATTGCTGAACTCCTGGTTGGAGGcatttggggcagctgggtgacctGCACAGGCTTGCTATGTGACCCCAAGCCACAGGCTTCCCTTCTCATTTACCTGGGGGGATAGTTGTCTTTGGCCTTATGATGTAGCTCCCAACACCACTCCAGGACCGTCTCAGAGGAGAGAGTCTGCTTTGGGAACAGTTGTCTCCATGGTCTGTCCAATCCCACTGGGACCAGAGCAGGTCCCCCAGCAAGCCTGTAGCCATCATGGTGACAAAACTCAAGTGACTCCATCTGCAGATTATCTTAAAGCAGCAGGACAACCAGGGAACCCTAACTGGTCACCAACACATCGTAACATCTACACACTCTCTTCTCCATCATTCCCTAGCAGGGGCTTCTAGCTCAtttaacagataaggaaactgaggtccaaggTCCCACAGCTGGATAATGATTTGGCCAGGCCTAGCAGCCGAGGCCATGTCTCTGGCTACTCTCTGGACCGGGAGACTGGCCCCTCTTATTCCCAGCTGCTCGGTTTCTGTCCGGGCAGGGGTCAGAAGccaggaggggtgaggggtgtgctggaggggagggggtcaggCCCACGTCCTCCTTGGTTCTGACTGCTGCCTGCCGGACCCCGCATCTGTCCGCTCTGCCTCTGTGTCTCTTTGGAATCGGAAGTTCATTctatgttaagaaaataaaggaaaatgactTATAAGGTCAACTGAGCTTCCtgtagtttttcttctttgagtACTGTGTTCCTACGAAGGCTCTCAGGGTCGGAGAGGAGATGGGTGCCCACACTGCGGACCCAGACTGAGGGGGAGTCACTGTCTGCCTTCCTGCCCCGAGGGTCCCTGGTCTCAGTGGGTGGACACAGCCTCATCCCAGAGCTCCACCTGTGAAACACAGAGTTCTGCCCCCGTTAGGGGTCATTTTTGGTGACAGAGTATGAAAGACATGGGGGAAAGCAGGATTGAAGTGTGACAGCCCCATCAAGACTTGGCCTCCTCAGAGGGTGGCCCAGGGAGCACCAGGGGCCACTCCTGTGTCCATCCTTCTGTCCCTCCACTCCCATTGCTGCCCCCGGCCACAACTGGGTTGGATGGTGGGACCCAAGATTTGGTCAGGAGCTCCCGCATCAGTACAGAGTGAATTTGTGCTGGGCATAGGTGATGCTTAGCTGGCTGGGAAGGGTGACCTGTGGTAGCTAAGGGGGAAAGAGCAAGTAAGGACCTTGAGGCCTTGTGGGCCCCCTACCATCCCAGAAGCAGGTATCGCACCTAGTGGGGGTGTGTGTTTTCCTGTGGAGGCATCTGTGGCTTGAGTCAGATTCCTGGCATGTCTGCTCaggcagaagagaagagaggtcagAATGGGCTGTCCTCTGCCCTGAAGGTGACAGGGAACTGGTCTGCACCTGCTTTTCCATTTATCCCCATGTAGTCTGGAGGCTGGTGTGGGCCCAGCAGGGCTCTGTTCAGCCTTCTTGAACTCACAAAACCCCTTCTGACTCAAGGCCTCTCTCAGAGTTGGGGACACAGCAGGTGTGGCTGTCCTTATTTGACAAAAAGGGAGATGGACACCCAAAGACAAGTCTGTGTTGCTGAAACTTGGACACAGGCCCCTGgtacctgcctccctgcccaccacacacacactgaggGCTGGTTTCTCAAAGTGGAAACAACACTATTAGAAAACTGAGAGTTGACTGCCCCCATTTACAGATGACACTGAGGCCCCTGAAGTTGAAATGATTGGCCCAAGGCCACACAACAGTTTGGTGGCAAAATTGGGATTTGAACCTTCTTTGCCTGGCTTCAAAGATTAGGCTCCTCCCACCATGAGGTGCTGGTCTGTTTTGTCAAGAACTCCATGAAGTTTGGTTCtaggccagccagccagcctgtcttcctctgcctggagggtgttgagaggcagaagcaggaaggaCAATGGCAGGCTGAAGGAACTCCAGCACTGAGAGGAGTGCAGCTCACTCTG includes:
- the AQP1 gene encoding aquaporin-1; its protein translation is MASEFKKKLFWRAVVAEFLAMTLFVFISIGSALGFNYPLRNNQTAGAPQDNVKVSLAFGLSIATLAQSVGHISGAHLNPAVTLGLLLSCQISILRAVMYIIAQCVGAIVATAILSGITSSLPDNSLGRNELAPGVNSGQGLGIEIIGTLQLVLCVLATTDRRRRDLGGSGPLAIGLSVALGHLLAIDYTGCGINPARSFGSSVITHNFKDHWIFWVGPFIGGALAVLIYDFILAPRSSDLTDRVKVWTSGQVEEYDLDGDDINSRVEMKPK